From the Lathyrus oleraceus cultivar Zhongwan6 chromosome 3, CAAS_Psat_ZW6_1.0, whole genome shotgun sequence genome, the window ACTTTTCGGTACGATACACGAGGACGTCGACAAGCTGTCATGGAGCAACTTCAAGAGAATCAGGTTGTCCTTCAGGAAGAAGTATCCCAAATACGGTCCCAAATGCGGAAGTTGATGGAGACTATTCAAGCAGTCGCAAGAGGTtatggcaaaaatgcaagaagaaatGAACCAATGTGCCAGTACTATCAATCCTCCTACCCCTCCAGCGATCGAGATTCCGACTCCAGTTCCTCAAGTTGATCCTCCAATTAACATTAATGCACCCGACGGTGTTCCAAACGACAATCCTCGTCCTCATATTTTTGAGACCGACGACCAACTCGATGCATTCTTCAACCCAAGGGATGCTTCTCAGGATGACGCCTTCGGTTCGGTAACCAACAAGGTCGAGAGGAAGGTAAAGGCTATCGAGGAAAAGCTCAAGGCAATGGGGAACACTGATGTTTTGGGCCTTGATGCGGCAGAAATGTGCTTAGTACCTGGGGTCATCATTCCGGCCAAGTTCAAAGTTCTGGACTTTGGaaaatataagggaaatagcGACCCTAGGACACACATTAGGGCATACTGCCGAAAGATGGCTGCCTATTCCAGCGATGATCaacttttaatgcattttttcCAGGATTCCCTCAGTGGGGCATCTTTAGATTGGTACATACAACTTAAGGGCAACCATATTCACACCTGGAGGGAAATGGTTGAAGCATTCCTCAAGCactatcagtacaacactgatatGGCACCTAATCGCACGCAGTTGCAAAATCTGACTCAGAGGTCTAAGGAGTccttcaaagaatatgcccaacGGTGGAGGGAATTAGCTGCTAGGGTACAACCCCCATTACTAGAAAGAGAATTGGTAGATATTGTTGATGGGGAACCTGCAAGGTCCATACCTTGATAGAATGGTAGGGAGCACCTCTTCAGGCTTTTCCGACCTGGTCTTAGTCGGTGAAAGGATAGAAAACATGATTAAAATGGGAAAGATCCAAAACTTTGTCAGTACTTCTAGTGCATCAAATAAACCTTTTGTTCCCTACGGTAAAAAACAAGAAGGCGAGACCAATGCTGCCTCCATCATTCGAACAAGAAATCCCACTTATCCACAAGTAACTGCCATAGCTCCCGTCCAACCAAGTCAACAAAAACCATTTGCAATTCCTGTTCAAACTCAACAAAAACAACGGTATCAACAACAACTGCAACGTCAGCAaccacaatatcaacaacaacaacaaaggatGCGAAGGCTCGAGAGAAGATTTGACCCAGTTCCCATGCCTTATAGCCACATTCTACCATATTTATTGAGGGGATCACTTGTGCAACTAAGGGAGTTAGGACACCCACCAGCGGTTCTTCCTCCCGGCTATGATGCAAATACCCGCTGTGAATTTCATTTTGGCGCTCCTGGGCATTCGATCGAGAATTATAAAGCATTAAAGTACAAGGTTCAAGATCTTATTGATTCTAAGGCAATCACGTTTTCCCCCAAGGGGCCGAATGTAAATAATAACCCGATGCCCCCTCACAACAATGCATCAGTGAATATGATGGAAGCTGACAATGGAAGGAGATTGATGTCTTGTGTGGACAAGTTAAAAACACCACTCATCGAGATCAAGAATGCTTTAATGAAGAATAATGCCTTTCCCATCTGTGGTAATGACTGTGAACACTGTCTGATTAACCCGCAACAATGTAGAACATTGAAGTCTGTCATACAAAAATTAATGAACCAAGGGATCTTGGTGGTAGACTACCCATCCACAAAGGAAGATGTGTCTACCCTCGAGATACCATATGACGAAGTCCCTCCTCTACAAATTCGATATGACTTCTCTCAGTTAACTCTGTTGACAAATCCTGTTACTCCAATCATAATAACATTTCCCACACCATTCCCACATGTTGACACCAAGGCAGTCCCATGGATGTATGACACCTCAGTCTACATTCATGGTCAGAAGATTCAAGAAGAACCGTTAAAGTCTAGTGATCCAATGATCAATATCACCGGCACTAGCGGAATCACGAGAAGTGGAAGGATATTTGTGTCAACACCCACTCTAATTGGAACTATCAATCCTTCAACTTCAGACAAAGGCAAACAAATTGATGGCGCTCAACAAAGACAAGACCCCGCACCTTCCAATGAAGTAGACGAGTTCTTACGCATTATCAAGAAGAGCGATTATCGAGTAGTTGATCAGCTTAACCAGACACCCTCGAAAATCCCAATGTTGTCTTTATTAATGTGCTCGGAGGCCCATAGGGATGCTTTGGTAAAATTTCTGAGGACAGCTCACGTGCCGCAAGAGATACCAGTTTGTCAGTTTGAAGGAGTAGTTAACAATATCGCTACTAGCTTAAGCTTGGGTTtcagtgatgaagagcttcccgccgagggaaggaatcataacaaggctctccatatttctattgagtgtgTGGACACAATCCTATCAAGAGTTTTGGTAGACACTGGGTCTTCCCTCAATGTGATGCCTAAGAGCTCCTTTGCTAAACTAAATGTTGAAGGACTCGTAATGAAGTCGAGTGAGCTTATAGTAAGAGCATTTGATGGGACTAGAAGGACTGTAATCGATGAGGTGAATTTGCCTATGAAGATTGGTCCCCATATTTTCCCTATCACTTTCTTCGTAATGGATATCTATCCAGCCTACAGTTGTTTGCTTTGGAGGCCTTGGATCCATTCAGCTGGTGCAGTCACTTCAACGCtccaccaaaaattgaaattctaAGCTGATGATAAACTAGTTGTTGTCGAGGGTGAGAAGGACATTGTGGTAAGTCACCTCACATCTTTCTGATACGTTGAAGGAGAAGGGGAGATAAGGGAAGTCCCGCTCCAATCATTTGAAGTTATCAATGTTGAAATGGTTTGTCCATCAAGGGATGAATCAAAAGATGCTGAATCCCCCATGGCATCCCTTAAAGATGCCCTGAGAATCATAAAGGATGGACACCCCCAAGGATGGGGAAGATTGCTTGAACTTCCTGCCAACAAGGACCGCACCGGTTTGGGATACAACTCCCAGAATTTGAAGAAGCCTGCGCCGATAGCTACAAGGGGATCAGTGCTCCCGCTATCCGAAAACTTCTTAAGTGCTGGTTACCTGGATGACAATCGTATATGTGTcgtggaagaagaagaagaagaagaagatgacaGGTTGATCTTCACAAAGACTGATGGAAATGGTGCCACCAAATGGACCGAGATTGAAATACCTAAAGTGATCTTGATTGAAATGTAATTCCCAATGTTGTTTTCCTTCCTTTTTATCAAAAGAACCCATGTCAAGCCCAAGGCATGGGGAAATACGACATTGTTGATCTCTAAAACGGATCctgtcaaatacatctttgagaagccggctctaACCGGTAGAATAACCCGATGGTAAATGGCTTTAACCGAGTACGATatccaacatgtcactcaaaaggccatcaaagggagtgtattgtctaATTATCTTGCACAATAACCCTTGGAGGACTATCAGTCTATGCGTTTCGAATTCTCCGACGAGGATATCATGTTGATTAGGGATTGCAACATCCTCGATCCCGAGGAAGGACCCGAGCCTGGATCCCAATGGACCATGGTTTTTGATGGAGATTCTAACGCTCATGgcaatggcattggggcagtaatcacATCTCCAACTAATTTCCACCTCACCGCCCGATTAtgttttgaatgtacaaacaatatggccgaatacgaggcttgtatctttgGCATTGAAGCTGCtattgatcttagaatcaaaatCCTAGAAGTCTATGGGgactcagccttggtaatcagccaagtcaaaggagattgggatacTAGAGATCATAAGCTCATTCCCTACAAAGAGCATGTCTAGAATCAAAATCCTAGAAGTCTATGGGGACTCAgccttgtttgtatatagtgtgtgctatttgtgtgtatgtttgctttgcttgtgctgtttaggatagcttgctccctgtgcaagttagatagaaacctcaacctaggaccatggtgaatttacatgataactattaggctcgagtcagtctcccttctagtttgtcatttcccagtctctggttaggctagtcctttttccctgcgtaggggaactacgtcgccctgatcctcataccagatgaggtacgtaggcaggagatgagctgatctctccgggcgcctttttttctttttcaaccctttgtgctgtgttggagtctgacataagtccagcgattggcagttggtttcctgtgtcttgtttgcttgttggagtctgacgtaagtccagcgattggcagttggtttcctgtgtgtgtttgttggttcggagtctgatgtaagtccagcgattggcattcggtttccatgtttgcctgtttgtgtggagtctgacgtaagtccagcgattggcagtcggtttcctgtgtgggttttgtttggtgtgcgttagccgagctacgagtgctctgattcttctccggtcagagaagatacgtatgcataggatgcgacatcctagcgagcacgtttcccctgtcccgaactacgtcgactctgatgtctgtgcttgacagactacgtaggcccaggatgcgatatcctgccgagttagtttctcttgtctttctgtgtttccttccagccttgtgtggtgtttgagcagtttttagcaaccttatcctttcttttgtgcgtggatcccgtcgagtacgacggatgcgtaggggtgttaataccttcccttcgcataaccgactcccgatcccatctctctggtcgcgagaccatgtcttttccaggtttacttcgagcgtttcctttccctcttttgggataaataacgcacggtggcggctctgttgtttcgttttcccgccggtttttcgcgtaatgcgacagctggcgactctgctggggacctagaagttgaccttttgctggtccatcttccctaagtgagtctctcctagcgttctctaggatagtttaggttgcttgtgctgctctattattgcatttatgattattatgttgtgtatatatttgcataaatgtttgcatgcatcatactatcattttgctgtcctctgtacaggtggttcctctgattgggggtgggtgttctgagtggggctaaaacccaggcccgagtatacacctaggattagtgtggtctcacgtttcctcatttgctttatcaacatgttgttgcgacgtgccataccacagccggacgaggttcatttgagagagtccttccgtt encodes:
- the LOC127130992 gene encoding uncharacterized protein LOC127130992 encodes the protein MGKIQNFVSTSSASNKPFVPYGKKQEGETNAASIIRTRNPTYPQVTAIAPVQPSQQKPFAIPVQTQQKQRYQQQLQRQQPQYQQQQQRMRRLERRFDPVPMPYSHILPYLLRGSLVQLRELGHPPAVLPPGYDANTRCEFHFGAPGHSIENYKALKYKVQDLIDSKAITFSPKGPNVNNNPMPPHNNASVNMMEADNGRRLMSCVDKLKTPLIEIKNALMKNNAFPICGNDCEHCLINPQQCRTLKSVIQKLMNQGILVVDYPSTKEDVSTLEIPYDEVPPLQIRYDFSQLTLLTNPVTPIIITFPTPFPHVDTKAVPWMYDTSVYIHGQKIQEEPLKSSDPMINITGTSGITRSGRIFVSTPTLIGTINPSTSDKGKQIDGAQQRQDPAPSNEVDEFLRIIKKSDYRVVDQLNQTPSKIPMLSLLMCSEAHRDALVKFLRTAHVPQEIPVCQFEGVVNNIATSLSLGEGEIREVPLQSFEVINVEMVCPSRDESKDAESPMASLKDALRIIKDGHPQGWGRLLELPANKDRTGLGYNSQNLKKPAPIATRGSVLPLSENFLSAGYLDDNRICVVEEEEEEEDDRLIFTKTDGNGATKWTEIEIPKVILIEM